One Podospora pseudopauciseta strain CBS 411.78 chromosome 5 map unlocalized CBS411.78m_5, whole genome shotgun sequence DNA window includes the following coding sequences:
- a CDS encoding uncharacterized protein (EggNog:ENOG503P4XK; COG:V), with translation MTQSPTTNNNSHISLTPIKPNLYLGNLESSYSIPTLITHGITAIVSLSGIHHEEWSRPANRKLVPKENHYQFIPCDDSPNQDILCCLGDICDFIDDHIGVPSVQEILAGVKPGDDEEDVLAREMGRSRKVLVHCDEGVSRSPAVVAGYLMRRDGRGVRGVMREVRKRRGCVRVNRGFLEQLKVWERVGYKVWEDEEKKVPVEGYKRWLEKRDSRVMGEICLGDV, from the coding sequence ATGACGCAATCACCcaccacaaacaacaactcccacatctccctcacccccatcaaacccAACCTCTACCTCGGCAACCTGGAATCCTCTTactccatccccaccctcaTAACCCACggcatcaccgccatcgTCTCCCTGTCCGGCATCCACCACGAGGAATGGTCCCGCCCCGCCAACCGCAAGCTCGTCCCGAAGGAAAACCACTACCAGTTCATCCCCTGCGACGACAGCCCCAACCAAGACATCTTGTGCTGTTTAGGAGACATTTGCGATTTTATCGATGACCATATCGGGGTGCCTTCTGTGCAGGAGATATTAGCGGGTGTTAAACCcggtgatgacgaggaggatgtgctggcgagggagatggggaggagcaggaagGTGCTCGTTCATTGCGATGAAGGGGTGTCGAGGAGtccggcggtggtggcggggtaTTTGATGAGgcgggatgggaggggggtgaggggggtaaTGAGGGAGGTTAGGAAGCGGAGGGGGTGCGTGAGGGTGAATAGGGGGTTTTTGGAGCAGCTGAaggtttgggagagggtggggtACAAGGtgtgggaggatgaggagaaaaaggtgccggtggaggggtataagaggtggttggagaagagggatagtagggtgatgggggagatTTGTTTAGGGGATGTGTAA